The Girardinichthys multiradiatus isolate DD_20200921_A chromosome 6, DD_fGirMul_XY1, whole genome shotgun sequence genome window below encodes:
- the LOC124869653 gene encoding tripartite motif-containing protein 16-like, giving the protein MEQNQLDRETFSCSICLDLLKDPVAIPCGHSYCMNCIRSFWDEKEEKKSYHCPQCRQAFKPRPVLQKNTMLAALVEQLKKTGLQAAPADHCYAGPEDVACDFCTGRKLKAIKSCLVCLASYCEKHLQPHYDSAPFKKHKLVEPSKNLQENICSRHDEVMKMFCRTDQKCICYLCSVDEHKGHDTVSAEAERSERQRELEVRREEIQQRIQDREKDVKLLQQEVEAINHSADKTVEDSEKIFTELIRLIQKRSSDVKQQIRSQQETEVSRVKELQEKLEQEITELKRKDAELKQLSNTEDHNQFLHNYPSLSALSESTHSSSINIRPLRYFEDVTAAVSELRDKLQDILRDTWTNISLTLTEVEVLQSEPEPNSRAGFLKYSCEIKLDPNTAHTGLLLSEENRKVTLMDQHQSYSSHPDRFIYWLQVLSRESLTGRCYWEVEWRGRVSVAVAYKNISRTGSGNECIFGCNDKSWALDCSQEGYKFGHNDIWTSISGPGSSRVGVYLDHRAGLLSFYSVSETMTLLHRVQTTFTQPLHAGVCVWVIGSSAEFCKPK; this is encoded by the coding sequence ATGGAGCAGAATCAGCTGGACCGAGAAACCTTCTCCTGTTCGATCTGTCTGGATCTACTGAAGGATCCAGTGGCTATTCCCTGTGGACACAGTTACTGTATGAACTGTATTAGAAGCTTCTGGGATGAGAAGGAGGAGAAGAAAAGCTACCACTGTCCTCAGTGCAGGCAGGCCTTCAAACCGAGGCCTGTCCTGCAGAAGAACACCATGTTAGCAGCTTtagtggagcagctgaagaAGACTGGACTCCAAGCTGCTCCTGCTGATCACTGCTATGCTGGACCTGAAGATGTGGCCTGTGATTTCTGcactggaagaaaactgaaagccATCAAGTCCTGTTTAGTCTGTCTGGCCTCTTACTGTGAGAAACACCTTCAGCCTCATTATGATTCAGCTCCATTTAAGAAACACAAGCTGGTGGAGCCCTCCAAGAACCTCCAGGAGAACATCTGCTCTCGTCATGATGAGGTAATGAAGATGTTCTGCCGTACTGATCAGAAGTGTATCTGTTATCTCTGCTCTGTGGATGAACATAAAGGTCACGACACAGTCTCAGCTGAAGCAGAAAGGAGTGAGAGGCAGAGAGAGCTGGAGGTGAGACGAGAAGAAATCCAGCAGAGAATCcaggacagagagaaagatgtgAAGCTGCTTCAACAGGAGGTGGAGGCCATCAATCACTCTGCTGATAAAACAGTGGAGGACAGTGAGAAGATCTTCACTGAGCTGATCCGTCTCATCCAGAAAAGAAgctctgatgtgaagcagcagatcagatcccagcaggaaactgaagtgagtcgagtcaaagagcttcaggagaagctggagcaggagatcactgagctgaagaggaaagACGCTGAGCTGAAGCAGCTCTCAAACACAGAGGATCACAACCAGTTTCTCCACAACTACCCCTCACTGTCAGCACTCAGTGAGTctacacactcatccagcatcaatatccgtcctctgagatactttgaggatgtgacagcagctgtgtcagagctcagagataaactacaggacatcctgagagacacatggacaaacatctcactgaccctcactgaggtggaggttttacagtcagaaccagaacccaatAGCAGAGCTGgattcttaaaatattcatgtgaaatcaaactggatccaaacaCAGCACACACAGGGCTGTTACTATCAGAGGAGAACAGGAAGGTGACACTGATGGATCAACATCAGTCTTATTCTAGTCATCCAGACAGATTCATTTACTGGCTTCAGGTTCTGAGTAGAGAGAGTCTGACTGGACGTTGTTACTGGGAGGTGGAGTGGAGAGGGAGAGTTTCTGTAGCAGTCGCATACAAGAACATCAGCAGAACAGGAAGTGGGAATGAATGTATATTTGGATGTAATGACAAATCTTGGGCATTAGATTGTTCGCAAGAAGGTTATAAATTTGGTCACAACGACATCTGGACCTCCATCTCAGGTCCTGGTTCCTCCAGAGTAGGAGTGTACCTGGATCACAGAGCAGGTCTTCTGTCCTTCTACAGCGTCTCTGAAACCatgactctcctccacagagtccagaccacatTCACTCAGCCGCTACATGCTGGAGTTTGTGTTTGGGTCATTGGAAGTTCTGCAGAGTTCTGTAAACCCAAATAG
- the LOC124869651 gene encoding tripartite motif-containing protein 16-like, whose translation MEQNQLDRETFSCSICLDLLKDPVTIPCGHSYCRKCIKTHWNGEDQKGIHSCPQCRQTFRRRPVLKKNTILAALVEQLKKTGLQAAPADHCYAGPEDVACDFCTGRKLKAIKSCLFCLASYCEKHLQPHYNSAPFKKHKLVEPSKNLQENICSRHDEVMKMFCRTDQKCICSLCLMDEHKGHDTVSAAAERTERQRELEVRREEIQQRIQDREKDVKLLQQEVEAINHSADKTVEDSEKIFTELIRLIQKRSSDVKQQIRSQQETEVSRVKELQEKLEQEITELKRKDAELKQLSNTEDHNQFLHNYPSLSALSESTHSSSINIRPLRYFEDVTAAVSELRDKLQDILRDTWTNISLTLTEVEVLQSEPEPKSRAGFLKYSCEIKLDPNTTNSYLLLTEENRKVTLMGQHQSYSSHPDRFTLWPQVLSRESLTGRCYWEVERRGLEVSVAVAYKNISRAGSGNECIFGNNDKSWALECSQEGYKFGHNKIWTSISGPGSSRVGVYLDHRAGLLSFYSVSETMTLLHRVQTTFTQPLHAGVLVGYPSSAEFCEPK comes from the coding sequence ATGGAGCAGAATCAGCTCGACAGAGAAACCTTCTCCTGTTCGATCTGTCTGGATCTACTGAAGGATCCAGTGACTATTCCCTGTGGACACAGTTACTGTAGGAAATGTATTAAAACACACTGGAATGGAGAAGATCAGAAAGGAATCCACAGTTGTCCTCAGTGCAGGCAGACCTTCAGACGAAGGCCCGTTCTGAAGAAGAACACCATCCTAGCAGCTTtagtggagcagctgaagaAGACTGGACTCCAAGCTGCTCCTGCTGATCACTGCTATGCTGGACCTGAAGATGTGGCCTGTGATTTCTGcactggaagaaaactgaaagccATCAAGTCCTGTTTATTCTGTCTGGCCTCTTACTGTGAGAAACACCTTCAGCCTCATTATAATTCAGCTCCATTTAAGAAACACAAGCTGGTGGAGCCCTCCAAGAACCTCCAGGAGAACATCTGCTCTCGTCATGATGAGGTAATGAAGATGTTCTGCCGTACTGATCAGAAGTGTATCTGTAGTCTCTGTTTAATGGATGAACATAAAGGCCACGACACAgtctcagctgcagcagaaaggaCTGAGAGGCAGAGAGAGCTGGAGGTGAGACGAGAAGAAATCCAGCAGAGAATCcaggacagagagaaagatgtgAAGCTGCTTCAACAGGAGGTGGAGGCCATCAATCACTCTGCTGATAAAACAGTGGAGGACAGTGAGAAGATCTTCACTGAGCTGATCCGTCTCATCCAGAAAAGAAgctctgatgtgaagcagcagatcagatcccagcaggaaactgaagtgagtcgagtcaaagagcttcaggagaagctggagcaggagatcactgagctgaagaggaaagACGCTGAGCTGAAGCAGCTctcaaacacagaagatcacaaccagtttctccacaactacccctcactgtcagcactcagtgagtctacacactcatccagcatcaatatccgtcctctgagatactttgaggatgtgacagcagctgtgtcagagctcagagataaactacaggacatcctgagagacacatggacaaacatctcactgaccctcactgaggtggaggttttacagtcagaaccagaaccaaagagcAGAGCTGgattcttaaaatattcatgtgaaatcaaactggatccaaacaCAACAAATAGTTATCTGTTACTAACAGAGGAGAACAGGAAGGTGACACTGATGGGTCAACATCAGTCTTATTCTAGTCACCCAGACAGATTCACTTTATGGCCTCAGGTTCTGAGTAGAGAGAGTCTGACTGGACGTTGTTACTGGGAGGTGGAGAGGAGAGGGTTAGAAGTTTCTGTAGCAGTCGCATACAAGAACATCAGCAGAGCAGGAAGTGGGAATGAATGTATATTTGGTAATAATGACAAATCTTGGGCATTAGAATGTTCCCAAGAAGGTTATAAATTTGGTCACAACAAGATCTGGACCTCCATCTCAGGTCCTGGTTCCTCCAGAGTAGGAGTGTACCTGGATCACAGAGCAGGTCTTCTGTCCTTCTACAGCGTCTCTGAAACCatgactctcctccacagagtccagaccacatTCACTCAGCCGCTACATGCTGGAGTTTTGGTTGGTTATCCAAGTTCTGCAGAGTTCTGTGAACCCAAATAG